The following nucleotide sequence is from Rhodobacter sp. CZR27.
AGCGGGCCCGGCAATGCCGGGATCTGGATCGCGACCGGCGAGGGGCGCGAGCGGCAGATCCTGTTCGAGGGGAACAGGCCTGTCTCGGCGGATGCCGATGCCCCGCTGACCTTCTCGAAGACGGAGGACCTTTTCACGGTAGGCGTGGGGGACGAGCGCTACGAGATCCCGGAGGCCGCGGTCAACGGCGGCTGACGCGAGGCCCCGGCACAGGCGCCAGCGAGGCCATGTCCCGGCTTTCCGCGGCCCCTGAAGGCGGGCGCGGACGCCACACTGCGCGGCACCGGGCCGGGCTTCGTCCTTTCTTAACGCCGCCGCCGCTATGGTGCGGATCGCGTCATGTGACGCTGTTCCCGGGACGGCGACAGGAAGGCCGCCGTCCGGACCGCAAGGATGCCACGGTTGCCCCTGATCGCTGCAAAATCATCCGATGCTGCCGCCGTTCCGCCCGCGAGGGAGGGTGAGGTTCCGTTCGGCTTCGACGAGATCTTCTTCTCGCGCACCGACGGACGCGGAATCATCCGGGCCGGCAATTCCGTCTTCCGCCGCGTCTCCGGCTATGAGCCGGCACAGCTGATCGGCGCCCCGCACCGGATCGTCCGGCATCCGGCCATGCCCAAGGCGGTGTTCCAGCTGCTCTGGGACCGGCTGAAGGACGGGCGCGCCACCGGAGCCTATGTCTGCAACCGGGCAAGCGACGGGCAGGCCTACTGGGTGTTCGCCATCGTCGTCCCGATCCACGACGGCTACCTGTCGGTCCGGATCAAGCCCGGGGCCGAAAGCTTCGCACAGGCGCGGCTGCTCTATGCCGACCTGCTGGATGCCGAGGCGCGCGGGCTCGCGCCATCCGAAGGCGCGGCCGAGTTGCGCCGACGCCTCGCGAGGGCGGGCTTTCCCAGCTACGAGTCCTTCCAGGCGCAGGCGCTGGCCGCCGAGGTCGCGCACCGCGCCGGCTCGATCGGCCGGCCCCAGCCCGATCACGCGCCCGCCATCAGGGCCGCGCTCGCCGCCGACGGGATCGAGTCGGAACTCGCCAGCATGCGGCGCATCTTCCGCGAGGCGGTGCGGATCGCGCTGAACCTGCGCATCCACGCCTCGCAACTCGGCCACCTCGGCCGAGCCCTCAGCGCCATCGCGGACAATTACGCGCTGCTCTGCAACACCATGGCGGTCTGGATCGATCATCGGATGGCCGAGACGGCGGATTTCAACGATCTCG
It contains:
- a CDS encoding PAS domain-containing protein, whose translation is MPLIAAKSSDAAAVPPAREGEVPFGFDEIFFSRTDGRGIIRAGNSVFRRVSGYEPAQLIGAPHRIVRHPAMPKAVFQLLWDRLKDGRATGAYVCNRASDGQAYWVFAIVVPIHDGYLSVRIKPGAESFAQARLLYADLLDAEARGLAPSEGAAELRRRLARAGFPSYESFQAQALAAEVAHRAGSIGRPQPDHAPAIRAALAADGIESELASMRRIFREAVRIALNLRIHASQLGHLGRALSAIADNYALLCNTMAVWIDHRMAETADFNDLVRSASASLFLTNATALLDEMSDTFAGDSETGLGDPEAERAQLAGVAADYRARAGACRMRAARDAVTLESHLLEMRHHVTGLDAIRMLCRVESNRQGRTDGTLDQIVSQLDRFQQELALCLSRTMSLGREVRILATTP